ATCTACTACCTGCTTTTCCGCATGGCCATGTACCGGCTTAACAAAACGCTCCGCGATGAAGAATAGGATTCGAGTCGAACGCGCCGAAGTACGCATGACCCAACAGCAGTTGGCCGATGCCATCGGCGTAAGCCGCCAGACCGTAAACGCCATCGAGGCCGGGCGCTTCGTCCCCTCGACGGTACTGGCACTGAAGATCGCCCGGATCTTCGGCAAACCCGTCGAACAGGTTTTCCAGCTCGAAGAGGGGGAC
This Alistipes onderdonkii DNA region includes the following protein-coding sequences:
- a CDS encoding helix-turn-helix transcriptional regulator, coding for MKNRIRVERAEVRMTQQQLADAIGVSRQTVNAIEAGRFVPSTVLALKIARIFGKPVEQVFQLEEGD